A window of the Henckelia pumila isolate YLH828 chromosome 3, ASM3356847v2, whole genome shotgun sequence genome harbors these coding sequences:
- the LOC140887490 gene encoding probable plastid-lipid-associated protein 12, chloroplastic, translated as MATALESAIPSLGLWPQNPPRKAAFSRTICRRIRRRSLRCSLVGSEQISKPFAEGEYALINALIGIQGRGRAASPAQLKEVERSVKVLENSEGVPNPTGSSLIEGRWQLMFTTRPGTASPIQRTFVGVDYFSVFQEVYLGTADPRVSNIVKFSDAIGELKVEAVASIKDGKRILFQFDRAAFNFRFLPFKVPYPVPFRLLGDEAKGWLDTTYLSQSGSIRISRGNKGTTFVLQKETEPRQRLLSAISSGIEVRKEIDEFLKLNQGVTERELELLEGEWQMIWSSQEETESWMENASKGLMGKQIVRPNGGLKFLADILFGFKFSMSGKYVKSGFNMYDVTMDDAAIVVGPYGIPSEMETKFKIELLYTDEKIRITRGYNKILFIHVRVDGTKEKQFENSIN; from the exons ATGGCTACTGCTTTGGAATCTGCGATTCCGAGCCTTGGGTTATGGCCCCAAAATCCCCCAAGAAAGGCGGCCTTTTCAAGAACAATTTGCCGGAGAATCCGACGGCGTTCACTCCGCTGTTCGCTGGTCGGATCCGAACAGATTTCCAAACCATTTGCAGAGGGAGAATACGCACTCATCAATGCTTTAATCGGGATCCAAGGTCGCGGCCGCGCCGCCTCTCCTGCGCAACTCAAG GAAGTTGAAAGGTCAGTGAAGGTTTTGGAGAATTCAGAAGGCGTGCCTAATCCG ACTGGTTCGAGTTTAATCGAAGGGCGATGGCAATTAATGTTCACAACAAGACCGGGGACAGCATCCCCGATTCAG AGAACATTTGTTGGGGTGGACTATTTTAGCGTATTTCAGGAGGTATATCTTGGAACAGCCGACCCGCGCGTTTCCAATATCGTGAAATTCTCCGACGCTATTGGTGAGCTAAAAGTtgag GCCGTGGCATCGATCAAAGATGGGAAACGCATCCTCTTCCAATTTGATAGAGCAGCATTCAACTTTAGATTTCTGCCCTTCAAAGTTCCATACCCTGTACCTTTTAGACTTCTCGGGGATGAAGCTAAGGGCTGGTTGGACACTACGTATCTGTCCCAATCAGGAAGCATCCGTATTTCTCGGGGAAACAAG GGAACCACTTTTGTGTTGCAAAAGGAAACGGAACCAAGACAAAGATTGCTATCTGCCATTTCAAGTGGTATAGAAGTGAGAAAG GAAATTGACGAATTCCTTAAATTAAACCAAGGTGTGACGGAAAGGGAATTGGAATTGCTTGAAGGAGAATGGCAAATGATATGGAGTTCTCAG GAAGAAACAGAGAGTTGGATGGAGAATGCTTCCAAAGGTCTGATGGGGAAGCAG ATTGTGAGGCCAAATGGAGGGTTGAAGTTTTTAGCTGATATATTGTTTGGCTTCAAATTCTCCATGAGTGGGAAATATGT GAAATCTGGGTTCAACATgtatgatgttaccatggacgATGCAGCAATAGTGGTTGGTCCGTATGGAATCCCATCGGAGATGGAAACGAAGTTCAAAATAGAATTGCT ATATACAGATGAAAAAATCAGAATTACACGAGGCTACAACAAAATTCTCTTCATCCATGTTCGTGTTGATGGAACAAAGGAGAAACAGTTTGAAAATTCAATCAACTAA
- the LOC140887491 gene encoding peroxidase 59-like: MMHKSKIFWFLTSLMLCVGARSQLRTDFYSKSCPNLLSIVRKEVKNAIKNEARMAASLLRLHFHDCFVNGCDASLLLDGKDSEKFALPNLNSARGFEVIDSIKEAVENACSCVVSCADILTIAARDSVVLSGGPWWKVLLGRRDGLVANQTGANVLLPSPFESLDRIIAKFADFGLNLTDVVALSGGHTIGLSRCALFSHRISNFSGTGAPDSTLDSRVIPRLQAACPADSDGNNTFPLDVNSRDSFDGHYFENLVKGRGILQSDQILFSSESATSTTRDIVRLYASDPAVFSNDFANAMIKMGNVKTLTGSNGEIRGNCRVVNS; the protein is encoded by the exons ATGATGCATAAGTCAAAGATTTTTTGGTTTTTAACGAGTTTAATGCTATGTGTAGGGGCGAGGTCTCAATTAAGGACAGATTTTTACTCAAAAAGTTGTCCAAATTTGCTTAGTATTGTCCGAAAAGAGGTTAAGAATGCCATAAAGAATGAGGCAAGGATGGCGGCTTCTTTGCTTAGGCTTCACTTCCATGATTGCTTCGTAAAT GGGTGTGATGCATCATTGTTGTTGGATGGAAAAGATAGCGAAAAATTTGCTTTGCCAAACTTGAACTCAGCAAGAGGCTTTGAGGTGATAGATTCAATCAAAGAAGCGGTGGAGAACGCATGCAGCTGTGTCGTTTCATGCGCAGACATTCTCACTATAGCTGCAAGAGATTCTGTTGTCTTG AGTGGAGGGCCTTGGTGGAAGGTATTACTAGGAAGAAGGGATGGATTAGTGGCTAATCAAACTGGAGCCAATGTGTTGCTTCCTTCTCCTTTTGAATCTCTTGATAGAATCATTGCAAAATTTGCAGATTTTGGTTTAAATCTCACCGATGTCGTTGCTTTGTCag GTGGTCACACAATTGGGTTATCAAGATGTGCACTTTTCAGCCACAGAATATCGAATTTTTCGGGGACGGGTGCACCGGACAGCACTCTGGACAGCCGTGTCATTCCCCGTTTGCAGGCTGCTTGCCCCGCTGATAGCGACGGGAATAACACGTTTCCTCTCGACGTCAACTCGAGAGACTCGTTTGATggtcattattttgaaaatttggtgAAGGGAAGAGGCATTCTTCAGTCAGATCAGATATTGTTCTCCAGTGAATCGGCCACATCCACTACCAGAGATATCGTTCGCCTATACGCGAGTGATCCCGCGGTTTTCTCGAATGATTTCGCAAATGCCATGATCAAAATGGGAAATGTTAAGACGTTGACCGGATCGAATGGTGAGATTAGGGGAAATTGTCGGGTTGTTAATTCTTGA
- the LOC140887976 gene encoding formate--tetrahydrofolate ligase — translation MGKTVRKLEVVSPVPADIDIANSVEPLHISKIAEELNLTPQHYDLYGKYKAKVLLSVLDELQGIGDGYYVVVGGITPTPLGEGKSTTTVGLCQAFGAFLDKKVVTCVRQPSQGPTFGIKGGAAGGGYSQVIPMDEFNLHLTGDIHAITAANNLLAAAIDTRIFHESTQSDKALLNRLCPLNKEGKKSFSEIMFRRLSKLGISKSKPEELTLEEVNKFARLDIDPSSVTWRRVMDVNDRFLRKITIGQGPEEKGMTRETGFDISVASEIMAVLALTTSLSDMRERLGKMVIGNSKAGDPITADDLGVGGALTVLMKDAINPTLMQTLEGTPVLVHAGPFANIAHGNSSIVADKIGLKLAGPGGFVITEAGFGADIGTEKFMNIKCRYSGLTPQCAVIVATIRALKMHGGGPEVVAGKPLDRAYVTENVALVEAGCINLARHISNTKSYGVNVVVAVNKFSTDSDAELNAVKTAALSAGAFDAVICTHHAHGGKGAVDLGIAVQKACENVTQPLKFLYPLDTSIKDKIEAIAKSYGAKGIEYSEQAEKQIEMYSKQGFSNLPICMAKTQYSFSHNASEKGAPSGFVLPIRDVRASIGAGFIYPLVGTMSTMPGLPTRPCFYDIDIDTATGKVIGLS, via the exons ATGGGGAAGACCGTGAGGAAATTGGAGGTGGTGTCACCAGTGCCAGCAGATATCGATATAGCCAATTCAGTCGAGCCGCTTCACATCTCCAAGATTGCCGAAGAGCTCAATCTCACCCCTCAGCATTATGATCTCTATGGAAAGTACAAGGCTAAG GTTTTGTTATCAGTGCTCGATGAACTTCAAGGAATTGGTGATGGATATTACGTTGTGGTTGGAGGGATTACTCCAACGCCTCTTGGAGAAGGCAAGTCCACAACCACTGTTGGTTTATGCCAAGCATTCGGAGCTTTTCTTGATAAAAAG GTTGTTACATGCGTTCGGCAGCCGTCACAAGGACCAACTTTTGGCATCAAAGGGGGAGCTGCTGGTGGAGGCTATAGCCAAGTAATTCCGATGGACGAGTTTAATCTTCACTTAACTGGGGATATTCATGCAATAACTGCTGCAAATAACCTTCTTGCCGCAGCCATTGATACTAGAATCTTCCACGAATCTACACAATCCGACAAGGCTCTTTTGAACCGCCTTTGCCCATTGAATAAAGAAGGAAAAAAGAGCTTTAGTGAAATAATGTTTAGGCGTTTGAGTAAACTTGGCATCTCTAAATCCAAGCCTGAAGAACTTACACTAGAGGAAGTAAATAAATTTGCCAGGCTTGATATTGATCCAAGTTCCGTCACATGGAGAAGAGTGATGGATGTAAACGACCGGTTCTTGAGAAAAATCACGATTGGCCAGGGCCCCGAAGAAAAAGGTATGACACGAGAAACAGGTTTCGATATTTCAGTAGCTAGTGAAATTATGGCAGTCTTAGCTCTCACAACTTCACTATCTGATATGAGAGAGAGACTTGGGAAAATGGTTATTGGAAATAGCAAAGCCGGTGATCCTATCACAGCTGATGATCTTGGAGTTGGTGGAGCTTTGACTGTACTAATGAAAGATGCCATTAACCCTACACTAATGCAAACTCTTGAAGGCACCCCTGTTCTTGTCCACGCCGGCCCTTTTGCGAATATTGCACATGGAAACTCATCTATAGTTGCTGATAAAATCGGCCTTAAGCTTGCTGGACCTGGTGGTTTCGTTATCACAGAAGCAGGGTTTGGTGCTGATATTGGTACAGAAAAGTTCATGAATATAAAGTGTCGATATAGTGGTTTGACGCCTCAATGTGCTGTTATTGTTGCCACGATAAGGGCACTCAAAATGCACGGCGGAGGGCCCGAGGTTGTGGCTGGGAAGCCTCTGGATCGTGCCTATGTGACTGAGAACGTGGCTCTTGTTGAAGCTGGCTGTATTAACTTGGCTAGACATATTTCAAACACGAAATCTTATGGTGTAAATGTTGTGGTGGCTGTCAACAAGTTTTCGACTGATTCTGATGCAGAACTAAATGCAGTCAAGACTGCAGCATTATCTGCTGGGGCTTTCGATGCTGTAATTTGCACTCACCATGCTCATGGAGGGAAAGGAGCG GTAGATCTTGGGATTGCGGTTCAAAAAGCCTGTGAGAATGTTACTCAACCTTTGAAATTTTTGTATCCTCTGGATACAAGTATCAAAGACAAAATAGAGGCAATAGCAAAGTCGTACGGTGCCAAAGGCATAGAGTACTCAGAACAG GCTGAGAAACAAATCGAAATGTACAGCAAACAAGGATTTTCTAACCTGCCAATCTGCATGGCCAAGACTCAATATTCATTTTCACACAATGCTTCAGAAAAGGGAGCTCCAAGTGGCTTTGTTCTTCCTATCAGAGACGTGAGGGCAAGTATCGGTGCTGGTTTCATCTACCCTTTAGTCGGTACTATGAGCACGATGCCCGGTTTACCAACGAGGCCATGCTTCTACGACATAGATATTGATACAGCCACCGGAAAAGTTATTGGTCTTTCTTGA